One window from the genome of Salvia miltiorrhiza cultivar Shanhuang (shh) chromosome 7, IMPLAD_Smil_shh, whole genome shotgun sequence encodes:
- the LOC130995775 gene encoding uncharacterized protein LOC130995775, which produces MPEDLCIQHALFGGAISSTFPLRFQDISNIRQVPDHQEVFVDPTRDESLIFELLDLKTDVADHGSATWFLQDLANEQDAEGTMVLEQSGVFEADGLRFRSSPAVITTAIGQMGISKGRQGRDAQNLVKVYLANLRLKDVGTDVLITAYEPVTINPLSESAATVGAGLAVPAAQSGCMPMEEVFRGAVSSFKVNDWSLFGAVA; this is translated from the exons atgCCTGAGGATTTATGCATTCAACACGCTCTCTTCGGTGGCGCTATCTCCTCCACCTTCCCGCTCCGCTTCCAG GACATAAGCAACATACGCCAAGTTCCTGATCATCAG GAGGTTTTTGTTGATCCAACGCGTGACGAGAGCTTGATATTTGAGCTCCTCGACTTGAAGACGGATGTGGCAGATCACGGAAGTGCCACATGGTTTCTTCAAGACTTGGCTAATGAGCAAGATGCTGAAGGAACAATG GTGCTAGAACAATCAGGTGTATTTGAGGCTGATGGACTACGATTTAGAAGCAGTCCTGCTGTCATTACAACTGCAATTGGGCAGATG GGCATATCTAAAGGGAGACAGGGAAGAGATGCACAAAACCTAGTTAAG GTTTATCTAGCTAATTTACGTCTCAAGGATGTCGGCACTGATGTTCTAATTACTGCATACGAGCCTGTGACGATAAA CCCTTTGAGTGAAAGTGCTGCCACAGTTGGGGCCGGCTTAGCCGTGCCTGCTGCACAGTCTGGATGCATGCCAATGGAGGAGGTCTTTAGAGGTGCGGTCTCGAGTTTCAAGGTGAACGACTGGAGCCTTTTTGGTGCCGTGGCTTGA